A window of the Hordeum vulgare subsp. vulgare chromosome 5H, MorexV3_pseudomolecules_assembly, whole genome shotgun sequence genome harbors these coding sequences:
- the LOC123398242 gene encoding zinc finger CCCH domain-containing protein 62-like isoform X2, with protein MAAATARTGLPPAEDDPLEGAESESEEEVESDEERGDDGSGAETLADLYGPDAGSDEDPSFDPAADKLAVGEAALWAGMARLSISARKGRKGPVALEVGNEDTDLLAMVDKLMRDGQLEKLKVYECKAYLRIHKLRLGGKKEELLNRIRDHTEVKNSGDVKYPVSSFVLNCKGDACKGDVVMFEQNIYKRKKGDPRGIKGRLCGQRTNAGRIIKESYGTAKQQHTFTVEIFWSKGYKPWPPLHPLLIKGRNLYKDKTMRQPWPDEQERSRVLQEKHARGFQARKSRDVRIHEKEIDKMRRFNRFNKGRTDSLQQGEPEKARQQQLSSKQNPAVHLFHQQFLNQGPSVQHGKPEKTRQQQILARPSPAQQIFKHPAQHDNHRPTPALQMFKNPQGHNNQLQQQNKVLPQVGTTKTFSILGQAPCLQYGGSGNAVQQQKLSKPTPTEQIRNQSQPLKHEHQNLVLPQEDAKKGTNKVHSIDHGKAPCLQYVGSGNARQQQSSRLALPQQIKNPPQPPKHQHTEVLRQEDGNRTYRVEPVDRQNNNYHNTRYDVTAFQRHGTQHAKTHQHGSNGHPYAHVDSQWHQPLRPRIQDFSSRNQEGDYRDHRQTTREQYNPQGRHHHNQYGHGQMIQDQYQPQKTHHQNGHDSWRMNHNQYHPQENHAQQFPAPKACRYYQQGLWCPYEGSCKFSHGS; from the exons atggccgccgccaccgcccgcACCGGCCTCCCACCGGCGGAGGACGATCCGCTCGAAGGGGCAGAatcggagtcggaggaggaggtggagagcgaCGAGGAGCGAGGCGATGATGGGTCGGGGGCTGAGACCCTCGCCGACCTCTACGGCCCCGACGCGGGGTCCGACGAGGACCCCTCCTTCGACCCCGCCGCCGACAAGCTGGCCGTGGGGGAGGCCGCGCTGTGGGCCGGGATGGCCCGGCTGTCCATCTCCGCGCGTAAGGGCAG GAAAGGACCCGTGGCGCTAGAGGTGGGAAATGAGGACACTGATCTTTTGGCGATGGTGGACAAGTTGATGCGCG ATGGCCAGTTGGAGAAATTGAAGGTTTATGAATGCAAAGCATACCTGAGGATTCATAAGTTGAGATTGGGAGGCAAGAAAGAAGAGCTTCTAAATCGTATCAGGGATCACACTGA GGTCAAAAATTCGGGAGACGTGAAGTATCCAGTCTCAAGCTTTGTTCTGAACTGTAAAG GTGATGCATGCAAAGGTGATGTGGTgatgtttgagcaaaatatttACAAAAG GAAAAAGGGAGATCCTCGTGGAATAAAGGGTCGTCTATGCGGTCAGAGAACAAACGCTGGTCGAATAATCAAAGAAAGCTATGGCACTGCAAAGCAACAGCATACATTCACT GTTGAGATTTTCTGGAGTAAAGGCTACAAACCATGGCCTCCCCTTCATCCTCTCCTCATAAAGGGCAGAAATCTTTACAAGGATAAGACCATGAGACAG CCATGGCCTGATGAACAGGAAAGGAGCAGAGTCCTACAAGAAAAACATGCAAGAGGGTTCCAGGCACGTAAGTCAAGGGACGTCAGGATTCATGAGAAAGAGATTGACAAGATGAGAAGATTTAATAG ATTCAACAAAGGGAGGACTGATTCCCTCCAACAAGGTGAACCTGAGAAAGCAAGGCAGCAGCAGTTATCTTCAAAACAAAATCCTGCAGTTCATTTGTTCCATCAGCAGTTCCTCAATCAGGGTCCTTCCGTCCAACATGGCAAACCAGAGAAAACAAGGCAGCAGCAAATACTGGCAAGGCCCAGCCCTGCACAGCAAATTTTCAAGCACCCAGCGCAACACGACAATCATAGGCCTACTCCTGCACTGCAAATGTTCAAGAACCCACAGGGACACAATAATCAACTTCAGCAACAAAATAAAGTGCTTCCGCAGGTGGGTACAACAAAAACTTTCAGCATACTTGGTCAGGCCCCTTGCCTTCAGTATGGAGGATCAGGGAATGCAGTTCAGCAGCAGAAATTATCAAAACCAACTCCTACCGAGCAGATCAGAAACCAGTCACAGCCCCTCAAACATGAGCACCAAAATTTAGTGCTTCCACAGGAGGATGCAAAGAAGGGAACTAACAAAGTACATTCCATTGATCACGGCAAGGCCCCTTGCCTTCAGTATGTGGGATCAGGGAACGCGAGGCAGCAGCAATCATCAAGGCTAGCACTTCCACAGCAGATCAAAAATCCACCACAGCCCCCCAAACATCAACACACTGAAGTGCTTCGGCAGGAGGATGGAAATAGAACTTACAGAGTAGAGCCCGTTGATCGTCAGAATAACAATTACCATAACACAAGGTATGACGTAACAGCATTCCAGCGTCATGGGACTCAGCATGCAAAGACACACCAGCATGGCTCCAACGGCCATCCATATGCTCACGTTGATAGCCAATGGCATCAACCTCTCAGGCCTAGAATTCAGGATTTCTCTTCAAGAAACCAAGAAGGGGATTATCGCGATCATAGGCAAACGACTCGAGAGCAGTACAATCCTCAAGGGAGACATCATCACAATCAGTATGGTCATGGGCAAATGATTCAGGACCAGTATCAGCCCCAAAAGACCCATCATCAGAATGGGCACGATAGCTGGAGAATGAACCACAACCAGTATCACCCCCAGGAGAACCATGCCCAGCAGTTTCCAGCACCAAAGGCCTGCCGCTACTACCAGCAAGGGTTGTGGTGCCCCTATGAGGGAAGCTGCAAATTTTCCCATGGCAGCTGA
- the LOC123398242 gene encoding zinc finger CCCH domain-containing protein 62-like isoform X1 encodes MAAATARTGLPPAEDDPLEGAESESEEEVESDEERGDDGSGAETLADLYGPDAGSDEDPSFDPAADKLAVGEAALWAGMARLSISARKGRKGPVALEVGNEDTDLLAMVDKLMRDGQLEKLKVYECKAYLRIHKLRLGGKKEELLNRIRDHTEVKNSGDVKYPVSSFVLNCKGDACKGDVVMFEQNIYKRKKGDPRGIKGRLCGQRTNAGRIIKESYGTAKQQHTFTVEIFWSKGYKPWPPLHPLLIKGRNLYKDKTMRQPWPDEQERSRVLQEKHARGFQARKSRDVRIHEKEIDKMRRFNRLKDNKSKGKENMNQISSQTVVPQQKVVSTDTVDQRFNKGRTDSLQQGEPEKARQQQLSSKQNPAVHLFHQQFLNQGPSVQHGKPEKTRQQQILARPSPAQQIFKHPAQHDNHRPTPALQMFKNPQGHNNQLQQQNKVLPQVGTTKTFSILGQAPCLQYGGSGNAVQQQKLSKPTPTEQIRNQSQPLKHEHQNLVLPQEDAKKGTNKVHSIDHGKAPCLQYVGSGNARQQQSSRLALPQQIKNPPQPPKHQHTEVLRQEDGNRTYRVEPVDRQNNNYHNTRYDVTAFQRHGTQHAKTHQHGSNGHPYAHVDSQWHQPLRPRIQDFSSRNQEGDYRDHRQTTREQYNPQGRHHHNQYGHGQMIQDQYQPQKTHHQNGHDSWRMNHNQYHPQENHAQQFPAPKACRYYQQGLWCPYEGSCKFSHGS; translated from the exons atggccgccgccaccgcccgcACCGGCCTCCCACCGGCGGAGGACGATCCGCTCGAAGGGGCAGAatcggagtcggaggaggaggtggagagcgaCGAGGAGCGAGGCGATGATGGGTCGGGGGCTGAGACCCTCGCCGACCTCTACGGCCCCGACGCGGGGTCCGACGAGGACCCCTCCTTCGACCCCGCCGCCGACAAGCTGGCCGTGGGGGAGGCCGCGCTGTGGGCCGGGATGGCCCGGCTGTCCATCTCCGCGCGTAAGGGCAG GAAAGGACCCGTGGCGCTAGAGGTGGGAAATGAGGACACTGATCTTTTGGCGATGGTGGACAAGTTGATGCGCG ATGGCCAGTTGGAGAAATTGAAGGTTTATGAATGCAAAGCATACCTGAGGATTCATAAGTTGAGATTGGGAGGCAAGAAAGAAGAGCTTCTAAATCGTATCAGGGATCACACTGA GGTCAAAAATTCGGGAGACGTGAAGTATCCAGTCTCAAGCTTTGTTCTGAACTGTAAAG GTGATGCATGCAAAGGTGATGTGGTgatgtttgagcaaaatatttACAAAAG GAAAAAGGGAGATCCTCGTGGAATAAAGGGTCGTCTATGCGGTCAGAGAACAAACGCTGGTCGAATAATCAAAGAAAGCTATGGCACTGCAAAGCAACAGCATACATTCACT GTTGAGATTTTCTGGAGTAAAGGCTACAAACCATGGCCTCCCCTTCATCCTCTCCTCATAAAGGGCAGAAATCTTTACAAGGATAAGACCATGAGACAG CCATGGCCTGATGAACAGGAAAGGAGCAGAGTCCTACAAGAAAAACATGCAAGAGGGTTCCAGGCACGTAAGTCAAGGGACGTCAGGATTCATGAGAAAGAGATTGACAAGATGAGAAGATTTAATAG GCTTAAAGATAACAAGAGTAAAGGGAAAGAGAACATGAATCAAATATCATCTCAAACTGTTGTTCCGCAACAGAAGGTTGTGTCCACGGATACTGTTGATCAAAG ATTCAACAAAGGGAGGACTGATTCCCTCCAACAAGGTGAACCTGAGAAAGCAAGGCAGCAGCAGTTATCTTCAAAACAAAATCCTGCAGTTCATTTGTTCCATCAGCAGTTCCTCAATCAGGGTCCTTCCGTCCAACATGGCAAACCAGAGAAAACAAGGCAGCAGCAAATACTGGCAAGGCCCAGCCCTGCACAGCAAATTTTCAAGCACCCAGCGCAACACGACAATCATAGGCCTACTCCTGCACTGCAAATGTTCAAGAACCCACAGGGACACAATAATCAACTTCAGCAACAAAATAAAGTGCTTCCGCAGGTGGGTACAACAAAAACTTTCAGCATACTTGGTCAGGCCCCTTGCCTTCAGTATGGAGGATCAGGGAATGCAGTTCAGCAGCAGAAATTATCAAAACCAACTCCTACCGAGCAGATCAGAAACCAGTCACAGCCCCTCAAACATGAGCACCAAAATTTAGTGCTTCCACAGGAGGATGCAAAGAAGGGAACTAACAAAGTACATTCCATTGATCACGGCAAGGCCCCTTGCCTTCAGTATGTGGGATCAGGGAACGCGAGGCAGCAGCAATCATCAAGGCTAGCACTTCCACAGCAGATCAAAAATCCACCACAGCCCCCCAAACATCAACACACTGAAGTGCTTCGGCAGGAGGATGGAAATAGAACTTACAGAGTAGAGCCCGTTGATCGTCAGAATAACAATTACCATAACACAAGGTATGACGTAACAGCATTCCAGCGTCATGGGACTCAGCATGCAAAGACACACCAGCATGGCTCCAACGGCCATCCATATGCTCACGTTGATAGCCAATGGCATCAACCTCTCAGGCCTAGAATTCAGGATTTCTCTTCAAGAAACCAAGAAGGGGATTATCGCGATCATAGGCAAACGACTCGAGAGCAGTACAATCCTCAAGGGAGACATCATCACAATCAGTATGGTCATGGGCAAATGATTCAGGACCAGTATCAGCCCCAAAAGACCCATCATCAGAATGGGCACGATAGCTGGAGAATGAACCACAACCAGTATCACCCCCAGGAGAACCATGCCCAGCAGTTTCCAGCACCAAAGGCCTGCCGCTACTACCAGCAAGGGTTGTGGTGCCCCTATGAGGGAAGCTGCAAATTTTCCCATGGCAGCTGA